One window of the Vigna radiata var. radiata cultivar VC1973A chromosome 1, Vradiata_ver6, whole genome shotgun sequence genome contains the following:
- the LOC106776731 gene encoding ATP-citrate synthase beta chain protein 1-like isoform X3: protein MMMLFGILRMLMTGMKKKGIRVPGIGHRDNKDKRVELLQKFALTFSICGNTWSMLLKLKTTPSPRQIIVLNVDGAIGSLFLDLLAGSGMFTKEEVDEIVGIGYLYELFVLARSIGLIGHTFDQKRLKRPSTGRCSVHKNEGFCIAERTLLCFT from the exons ATGATGATGCTGTTTGGTATTCTAAGGATGCTTATGACAGG TATGAAAAAGAAGGGCATCCGTGTTCCTGGAATAGGGCACAG GGATAATAAAGATAAGAGAGTGGAGCTGCTACAAAAGTTTGCACTCACATTTTCCATCTGTGGAAATACATGGAGTATGCTGTTGAAGTTGAAAACTACACCCTCACCAAGGCAAATAATCGTTTTAAATGTCGATGGTGCAATTGGGTCGCTTTTCTTGGATCTCCTAGCTGGTAGCGGAATGTTCACCAAAGAAGAGGTTGACGAAATTGTGGGGATTGGCTATCTATATGAGCTTTTTGTTTTGGCACGCTCCATTGGTCTGATAGG GCATACCTTTGACCAAAAGAGATTGAAACGGCCATCCACGGGAAGATGTTCTGTACACAAAAATGAGGGGTTTTGTATTGCTGAAAGAACTTTGTTATGCTTCACATAA
- the LOC106776731 gene encoding ATP-citrate synthase beta chain protein 1-like isoform X2, which translates to MLLLRGLTARAGKDLVSCLVSGLLTIGPRFGGANDDAVWYSKDAYDRYEKEGHPCSWNRAQNRDNKDKRVELLQKFALTFSICGNTWSMLLKLKTTPSPRQIIVLNVDGAIGSLFLDLLAGSGMFTKEEVDEIVGIGYLYELFVLARSIGLIGHTFDQKRLKRPSTGRCSVHKNEGFCIAERTLLCFT; encoded by the exons ATGCTTCTTCTTcgt GGAT TAACAGCAAGGGCTGGAAAAGACCTTGTCTCCTGTCTTGTATCGG GCTTGCTTACAATTGGTCCTCGATTTGGGGGTGCCAATGATGATGCTGTTTGGTATTCTAAGGATGCTTATGACAGG TATGAAAAAGAAGGGCATCCGTGTTCCTGGAATAGGGCACAG AATAGGGATAATAAAGATAAGAGAGTGGAGCTGCTACAAAAGTTTGCACTCACATTTTCCATCTGTGGAAATACATGGAGTATGCTGTTGAAGTTGAAAACTACACCCTCACCAAGGCAAATAATCGTTTTAAATGTCGATGGTGCAATTGGGTCGCTTTTCTTGGATCTCCTAGCTGGTAGCGGAATGTTCACCAAAGAAGAGGTTGACGAAATTGTGGGGATTGGCTATCTATATGAGCTTTTTGTTTTGGCACGCTCCATTGGTCTGATAGG GCATACCTTTGACCAAAAGAGATTGAAACGGCCATCCACGGGAAGATGTTCTGTACACAAAAATGAGGGGTTTTGTATTGCTGAAAGAACTTTGTTATGCTTCACATAA
- the LOC106776731 gene encoding ATP-citrate synthase beta chain protein 1-like isoform X1 produces MLCADHGPCVSGAHNSIVTARAGKDLVSCLVSGLLTIGPRFGGANDDAVWYSKDAYDRYEKEGHPCSWNRAQNRDNKDKRVELLQKFALTFSICGNTWSMLLKLKTTPSPRQIIVLNVDGAIGSLFLDLLAGSGMFTKEEVDEIVGIGYLYELFVLARSIGLIGHTFDQKRLKRPSTGRCSVHKNEGFCIAERTLLCFT; encoded by the exons ATGTTGTGTGCTGACCACGGTCCTTGTGTCTCTGGTGCTCACAATTCTATAGTAACAGCAAGGGCTGGAAAAGACCTTGTCTCCTGTCTTGTATCGG GCTTGCTTACAATTGGTCCTCGATTTGGGGGTGCCAATGATGATGCTGTTTGGTATTCTAAGGATGCTTATGACAGG TATGAAAAAGAAGGGCATCCGTGTTCCTGGAATAGGGCACAG AATAGGGATAATAAAGATAAGAGAGTGGAGCTGCTACAAAAGTTTGCACTCACATTTTCCATCTGTGGAAATACATGGAGTATGCTGTTGAAGTTGAAAACTACACCCTCACCAAGGCAAATAATCGTTTTAAATGTCGATGGTGCAATTGGGTCGCTTTTCTTGGATCTCCTAGCTGGTAGCGGAATGTTCACCAAAGAAGAGGTTGACGAAATTGTGGGGATTGGCTATCTATATGAGCTTTTTGTTTTGGCACGCTCCATTGGTCTGATAGG GCATACCTTTGACCAAAAGAGATTGAAACGGCCATCCACGGGAAGATGTTCTGTACACAAAAATGAGGGGTTTTGTATTGCTGAAAGAACTTTGTTATGCTTCACATAA